The proteins below are encoded in one region of Macrococcus armenti:
- a CDS encoding aspartate-semialdehyde dehydrogenase — MYKIAVVGATGLVGQKMLEVLERKEIPFDELVLYSSPRSAGKEISYKGKNYVVKALTEEEANQKFDFVLMSAGGKTSEQFSPIFENAGSIVIDNSSAFRMHQDIDLVVPEVNQPKLKRKIIANPNCSTIQSVVPLKPLQDKYGIKRVAYTTYQAVSGSGFAGINDLKNGEQGTEPVNYPHPIYNNALPHIDVFLENGYTKEEQKMIDETKKILELENIRVTATCVRIPVQDSHSVAINVTLDKTATVEEIKALFENNPHVRLVDNIEKNEYPMAIKATGTDDVYVGRIRQDDSLDNTFHIWCTADNLLKGAALNAVQILEQIHLNKLN; from the coding sequence ATGTATAAAATTGCAGTTGTAGGTGCTACAGGTTTAGTAGGTCAGAAAATGCTGGAAGTATTAGAGCGAAAGGAAATTCCGTTTGATGAACTTGTGCTCTACTCTTCACCGAGATCGGCGGGTAAAGAAATTTCATACAAAGGTAAAAACTATGTCGTAAAAGCATTAACAGAAGAAGAAGCGAATCAAAAATTCGATTTTGTATTAATGAGTGCAGGTGGTAAAACGAGCGAACAATTCTCCCCTATTTTCGAAAATGCTGGAAGTATTGTAATCGATAACTCAAGTGCTTTCAGAATGCATCAGGATATCGATTTAGTCGTACCCGAAGTGAATCAACCAAAACTAAAAAGAAAAATCATAGCGAACCCGAATTGTTCGACAATACAATCAGTCGTACCATTAAAACCACTTCAGGATAAATACGGTATTAAACGTGTAGCATATACGACATATCAAGCAGTATCAGGTAGTGGCTTCGCTGGTATAAACGATTTAAAAAATGGTGAACAAGGCACTGAGCCTGTGAATTACCCGCACCCAATTTATAATAATGCATTACCGCATATTGATGTATTTTTAGAAAATGGCTATACGAAAGAAGAACAAAAAATGATTGATGAAACAAAAAAGATTTTGGAATTAGAAAATATACGTGTTACTGCAACATGTGTCAGAATACCAGTTCAGGATAGTCATTCAGTTGCGATTAATGTGACATTGGATAAAACTGCAACGGTTGAAGAAATTAAAGCATTATTTGAAAACAACCCACATGTAAGGCTCGTTGACAACATCGAAAAGAACGAATATCCAATGGCCATAAAAGCTACTGGTACAGACGATGTATATGTAGGTAGAATCAGACAAGATGATTCTCTTGATAATACATTTCACATTTGGTGTACGGCAGATAATTTATTAAAAGGGGCAGCGCTAAACGCTGTTCAGATTTTAGAGCAAATTCATCTCAATAAACTAAACTAA
- a CDS encoding type 1 glutamine amidotransferase domain-containing protein, producing the protein MTKKVLMILTNHDTLNDGTPTGLWLGEAAEPYKVFERNNIEVDFASIKGGAVPLDPNSTQNDETKTFQDVVQKLGETLKLKDVVFENYDGVFIPGGHGTMYDLPGDADVQNILAFFKDDNRVIGAVCHGPSAFVGAKLKSGSYLIDGVKLTGFTNEEETQMKLDQNVPFALQTELEQNGARFVKGKAFESNVVSDGKFVTGQNPQSSTDVAEAFVKVL; encoded by the coding sequence TTGACGAAAAAAGTATTAATGATTCTAACAAATCACGACACTTTAAACGACGGAACACCAACTGGTCTTTGGCTCGGTGAGGCTGCAGAGCCTTACAAAGTATTTGAACGTAACAATATCGAAGTTGACTTTGCATCTATTAAAGGTGGTGCAGTGCCGCTCGATCCAAACTCAACTCAAAATGATGAAACGAAGACGTTTCAGGATGTCGTACAGAAGCTGGGTGAGACATTGAAACTGAAAGACGTTGTATTCGAGAATTATGATGGTGTATTTATTCCGGGTGGACATGGCACGATGTATGATTTACCTGGAGATGCGGATGTACAAAATATATTAGCATTCTTTAAAGATGATAATCGCGTAATCGGCGCAGTATGCCATGGTCCAAGTGCCTTTGTAGGTGCGAAACTGAAAAGTGGTAGCTATTTAATTGACGGTGTTAAACTTACTGGATTTACGAATGAAGAAGAAACTCAGATGAAGCTTGATCAAAATGTACCCTTTGCGCTTCAAACAGAACTTGAACAAAATGGTGCGCGTTTCGTTAAAGGAAAAGCATTCGAATCAAACGTTGTATCAGACGGTAAATTTGTAACAGGACAAAATCCGCAATCAAGTACGGATGTCGCAGAAGCATTTGTGAAAGTATTATAA
- a CDS encoding ABC-F family ATP-binding cassette domain-containing protein, with protein sequence MLQVSNVSLRFGDRKLFEDVNIKFTPGNCYGLIGANGAGKSTFLKILSGEIDSQTGHVSLGKDERLSVLKQDHFAYEDERVLDVVLRGNEKLWNVMKEKDEIYMKADFSDEDGMRAAELEGEFGEMGGWTAESDAQVLLSGLGIKDDLHEKKMSELENNQKIKVLLAQALFGEPDVLLLDEPTNGLDIPAISWLEEFLINFENTVIVVSHDRHFLNNVCTHIADLDYGKIKIYVGNYDFWYQSSQLAQQMLQDSNKKKEEKIKELQEFVARFSANASKSKQATSRKKMLEKIELDDIQPSSRKYPFVNFKPEREIGNELLQIQGLSKTIDGIKVLDNISFTMNPNDKAVLVGDSEIAKTTLLKILAGEMEPDEGTYKWGVTTSQTYLPKDNSEYFDGKNNDLVEWLRQYAPPEEQTETFLRGFLGRMLFSGEEVRKKATVLSGGEKVRCMLSKMMLSSANVLLLDEPTNHLDLESITAVNDGLKAFKGSIIFTSHDFEFINTIANRVIDLNVTGSLSKEITYEEYLQETGVLK encoded by the coding sequence ATGTTACAAGTATCTAATGTTAGTTTACGTTTTGGTGATAGAAAATTATTTGAAGATGTAAACATTAAATTTACACCGGGCAACTGTTACGGATTAATCGGTGCTAATGGTGCCGGGAAATCAACGTTCTTAAAAATATTATCAGGTGAAATCGATTCACAGACAGGACATGTATCACTTGGGAAAGATGAACGTTTATCTGTATTGAAACAAGATCACTTCGCTTACGAAGATGAACGCGTATTAGACGTCGTATTACGTGGTAACGAAAAGTTATGGAATGTCATGAAAGAAAAAGATGAAATTTATATGAAAGCGGATTTCTCAGATGAAGATGGTATGCGTGCTGCCGAACTTGAAGGTGAGTTCGGTGAAATGGGAGGCTGGACAGCTGAAAGTGATGCTCAAGTACTCCTATCAGGTCTCGGAATTAAAGATGATCTGCATGAAAAGAAAATGTCTGAGCTTGAGAATAACCAGAAAATTAAAGTGTTACTTGCACAGGCACTATTTGGTGAGCCGGATGTATTATTACTGGATGAGCCGACAAACGGACTTGATATTCCAGCGATCAGCTGGCTTGAAGAGTTTTTAATTAACTTTGAAAATACAGTTATCGTAGTATCCCATGACCGTCACTTCCTTAATAATGTTTGTACACATATTGCAGATTTAGACTACGGTAAAATCAAAATTTATGTCGGCAACTATGACTTCTGGTATCAATCAAGCCAGTTAGCACAACAAATGTTACAAGATTCTAATAAGAAAAAAGAAGAGAAAATTAAAGAATTACAGGAGTTCGTTGCGCGTTTCTCTGCGAATGCCTCGAAATCAAAACAAGCAACAAGCCGTAAAAAAATGCTTGAAAAAATTGAACTTGATGACATTCAGCCGTCAAGCCGTAAATATCCTTTCGTAAACTTTAAGCCAGAACGTGAAATCGGTAATGAATTATTACAAATTCAAGGTTTATCCAAAACAATAGATGGTATTAAAGTGCTGGATAACATTTCGTTTACGATGAATCCAAATGACAAAGCAGTACTTGTAGGAGATTCAGAAATCGCTAAAACTACCCTACTTAAAATTTTAGCAGGCGAGATGGAACCGGATGAAGGAACTTACAAATGGGGTGTGACGACAAGTCAGACTTATTTACCGAAAGATAACTCAGAGTACTTCGATGGTAAAAATAATGATCTTGTTGAATGGTTACGTCAATATGCACCACCTGAAGAGCAAACTGAAACATTTTTACGTGGTTTCCTTGGACGTATGTTATTTTCAGGAGAAGAAGTACGTAAAAAGGCAACAGTATTATCAGGTGGAGAAAAAGTTCGCTGTATGTTAAGTAAAATGATGTTATCATCAGCAAACGTATTATTGTTAGATGAGCCGACAAACCATTTAGATTTAGAAAGTATTACTGCAGTAAACGATGGTTTAAAAGCATTTAAAGGATCTATCATCTTTACATCACATGACTTTGAATTTATTAATACGATTGCAAATCGAGTTATAGATTTAAACGTTACCGGAAGCCTTTCAAAAGAAATCACATATGAGGAATATTTACAGGAAACAGGCGTCCTGAAGTAA
- a CDS encoding choice-of-anchor I family protein has translation MNKLHKVITAFAASAIITTTYAQAQSVNHYGNQSNIKVEQLARYHSNTEYGESGTEIVSFDSKYNQAYSINGALNAVDILDMTHVTRGEFPLKKRIFLKDIGIEGSDITSVAVNKKYHYIAVSIPASDKTDAGTVAFLNHEGKLLSYVKVGSLPDMLTFSHDSKKLLVANEGEPNDDLTVNPEGSVSSINVSRNGIIKQHNVKTIPFNREQISHDIRSLGRNEDESFLNLEPEYITIDDQNKFAYVSIQERNAIAKFDLKRNKFVKVQSMGLKDYRKVPIDVSDKDNTVNMKNYPLFGMYQPDGIAQMKIKGKTYILTANEGDTQDYDGYSEEARIADISDQFNYNSSYLNGTDQALFNDKKALGRLKTSTSNPFVNKNGKYDVPVTFGGRSFSILNSDLSMIYDSKADFETITAAANKDAFNSEQENMGDVKFDSRSDDKGPEPESVVTGDIGKSTYAFIGLERTGGIMVYNVTDPYHPVFETYFNSIDNGDISPEGLTFIPAEMSPTQKPLLLASHEMSGTIAVYELSAK, from the coding sequence ATGAATAAGTTACATAAAGTTATTACAGCATTTGCAGCTTCAGCGATTATTACAACAACATATGCGCAGGCACAGAGCGTAAATCATTATGGAAATCAATCAAATATTAAAGTCGAACAACTTGCGAGATACCATTCTAATACAGAATATGGTGAAAGCGGAACAGAAATTGTAAGTTTTGATTCTAAATATAACCAGGCATATTCGATTAATGGTGCTTTAAATGCCGTTGATATTTTAGATATGACGCATGTAACGCGTGGTGAATTTCCATTAAAGAAACGTATTTTCTTAAAAGATATTGGTATTGAAGGTTCTGATATTACTAGTGTCGCTGTAAATAAAAAATATCATTATATTGCTGTCAGCATTCCAGCATCTGACAAAACAGATGCTGGAACCGTTGCGTTTTTAAATCATGAAGGAAAATTACTAAGTTATGTAAAAGTCGGTAGTCTACCTGATATGTTAACATTTTCACATGATAGCAAGAAGTTGTTAGTTGCGAATGAAGGTGAGCCGAACGATGATTTAACTGTGAATCCAGAAGGTTCAGTTTCTTCTATTAATGTTTCGCGTAATGGTATTATTAAGCAGCACAATGTTAAAACAATACCGTTTAATCGTGAACAAATTAGCCATGATATCCGATCTTTAGGTAGAAATGAAGATGAAAGTTTCTTAAATCTCGAACCTGAATATATTACGATTGATGATCAGAATAAATTTGCATATGTATCCATTCAGGAACGTAATGCTATCGCTAAATTCGACTTAAAACGTAACAAATTTGTTAAAGTACAGAGTATGGGGCTTAAGGATTACCGCAAAGTTCCAATTGATGTATCTGATAAAGATAATACAGTTAATATGAAAAACTATCCATTATTTGGTATGTATCAGCCTGACGGTATTGCACAAATGAAAATTAAGGGCAAAACTTATATTCTTACTGCAAATGAAGGTGATACTCAGGATTATGATGGTTATAGTGAAGAAGCGCGAATCGCCGACATTAGTGATCAATTTAATTATAATAGCTCTTACTTAAATGGTACTGATCAGGCGCTATTTAATGATAAGAAGGCTTTAGGTCGTTTAAAAACTTCGACTTCAAATCCTTTTGTTAATAAGAACGGGAAATATGATGTTCCAGTGACATTTGGAGGGCGTTCATTCTCTATATTAAATAGCGATTTATCAATGATTTATGATTCTAAAGCAGACTTTGAGACAATTACTGCTGCAGCAAATAAAGACGCATTTAATTCAGAACAGGAAAATATGGGAGATGTGAAATTTGATTCCCGCAGCGACGACAAAGGTCCTGAGCCCGAATCAGTTGTAACTGGAGATATCGGTAAATCAACGTATGCTTTTATCGGTTTGGAACGAACAGGCGGTATTATGGTTTACAACGTTACAGATCCATATCATCCAGTATTTGAAACGTATTTCAATTCAATCGATAATGGCGATATTTCTCCTGAAGGGTTAACTTTTATTCCAGCTGAAATGTCACCAACACAAAAACCATTATTGCTTGCGAGTCATGAAATGTCTGGGACAATTGCAGTATATGAATTATCAGCAAAGTAA
- the pepF gene encoding oligoendopeptidase F: MGLPLRSEVNVSETWDLSPLFKDNTAFYQALDKAVEDARQFNKKFKGHLNDVNVIHEALNKYADINIALDTLGNYANLQFSTDQTNADAAKLYSKFSSSYGKIASELTFLNSELIAKEASELKNLKDILPYKRFFDKLIKAKPYELHPEVEKALASFSPVFNAPYNLYDTTKMQDIDFGTFEAHGKTIPMSYVSFEGELEVDGDTEVRRNAFKAFSDTLRKYAHTTAKTYDTQVQQEKIESELRGYESVIDFLLHDQEVTRELYNRQIDLITKELAPHMRRYAKLLQKTNKLEKMKFEDLKISLDESYEPDITVEESRDYINKALSVMGEEYMQLVNDSYDKRYIDFVQNKGKSTGAFCASPYETNPFILISWTSKMTEVFVLAHELGHAGHFNYANKHQNIFDANCSLYFVEAPSTMNEMLMANYLLKVSDDPEFKRWVIASIISRTYYHNFVTHLLEAAYQREVYLLVDKGESLTAPLLNDIKHKVISDFWGDAVEITDGAELTWMRQPHYYMGLYPYTYSAGLTIATLMSKRILEEGQPAVDAWTKVLKAGGSKTPVELAQMVDIDLTTDAPLKETIAYIGSLVDELEKLTEEIENQ; encoded by the coding sequence ATGGGACTACCATTAAGAAGTGAAGTTAACGTTTCAGAAACGTGGGATTTATCTCCCCTGTTTAAAGATAATACAGCATTTTATCAAGCGCTGGATAAAGCAGTAGAAGATGCACGTCAATTCAACAAGAAATTTAAAGGCCATTTAAATGACGTGAATGTGATTCACGAAGCGTTAAATAAATATGCCGATATTAACATCGCTTTAGATACTTTAGGAAATTATGCAAACTTACAGTTCAGCACAGATCAGACGAATGCAGATGCAGCAAAATTATACAGCAAGTTTTCATCTAGCTACGGTAAGATTGCAAGCGAGCTTACATTTTTAAATTCGGAACTTATAGCAAAAGAAGCATCAGAGCTTAAAAACTTGAAAGATATACTTCCATATAAACGATTCTTTGATAAATTAATTAAAGCAAAGCCATATGAATTACATCCAGAAGTTGAAAAAGCTTTAGCATCGTTTTCACCGGTGTTTAATGCGCCTTATAATTTATATGATACGACGAAAATGCAGGACATTGACTTTGGTACATTTGAGGCACACGGTAAAACAATACCGATGAGTTATGTTTCATTTGAAGGTGAACTAGAAGTTGATGGTGATACTGAAGTAAGACGTAATGCGTTTAAAGCATTCTCGGATACTTTAAGAAAGTATGCGCATACTACAGCTAAAACGTATGACACACAAGTTCAACAGGAAAAAATCGAATCTGAATTAAGGGGATATGAATCAGTCATTGATTTCTTACTGCATGATCAGGAAGTAACTCGTGAACTTTATAATCGTCAAATCGATTTAATTACTAAAGAACTTGCACCACATATGCGACGTTATGCGAAGTTACTACAAAAAACAAATAAATTAGAAAAAATGAAATTTGAAGATCTGAAAATTTCATTGGATGAATCATATGAGCCGGATATTACAGTTGAAGAATCACGCGATTATATTAACAAAGCGCTATCTGTTATGGGCGAAGAATATATGCAGTTAGTAAATGATTCTTATGATAAGCGTTATATTGACTTTGTTCAGAATAAAGGGAAATCAACAGGAGCATTTTGTGCAAGTCCGTATGAGACGAATCCATTTATTCTCATTTCCTGGACTTCTAAAATGACAGAAGTATTTGTGTTAGCACATGAATTAGGACATGCCGGTCACTTTAATTATGCGAATAAGCATCAAAATATATTTGATGCGAACTGTTCATTATATTTTGTAGAAGCACCAAGTACTATGAACGAAATGTTAATGGCTAACTACTTACTTAAAGTATCAGATGATCCAGAATTTAAACGTTGGGTAATTGCGTCAATCATTTCAAGAACTTATTACCATAACTTCGTAACGCATTTACTTGAAGCGGCGTATCAACGTGAAGTATACCTTCTTGTGGATAAAGGTGAATCACTAACTGCCCCACTCTTAAATGACATTAAACATAAAGTTATCTCGGATTTCTGGGGAGATGCTGTTGAAATAACAGATGGTGCTGAACTAACATGGATGCGTCAGCCACATTATTATATGGGATTATATCCATACACTTATTCAGCTGGATTAACGATTGCGACACTTATGTCTAAACGCATATTAGAAGAAGGACAACCTGCTGTAGATGCGTGGACTAAAGTATTAAAAGCGGGTGGCTCTAAAACTCCGGTTGAACTTGCACAAATGGTGGATATAGATTTAACGACAGATGCCCCACTTAAAGAAACAATCGCTTATATCGGAAGTCTTGTCGATGAACTTGAAAAACTAACAGAAGAAATTGAAAATCAGTAA
- a CDS encoding aminoacyltransferase, with product MKFTELTVQEYDDFVWQTTQMSHYFQMKENIKNRERDGYHVVLLGVKEGDRVIAASLFSKIPMIGGYQYYSNRGPVMDYKDSKLVDFYFRELDRYLKRNQTVFVKVDPYWIYKLYDKDVNPKDGTQNDAIIDQLISLGYKHKGFTRGYTADQQVRWMSVMYLNGETPQSLMKQFDSQRKRNVKKAQKYGVKIRLLQKDELNIFLDLYRETEERAGFISRPDAYMEGFNECYGDKVLLPLAYIDLDEYIDKLTEDLTSAEASRDKLMANDNKSDKQLKKIEQFDREIEHMQKELLEISELRQTDGKILNLASGMFFENHFEVNYYSGGSSTKYNKFMGPYAMHWYMINYCLEHGYDRYNFYGVSGDFTEDGEDYGVYRFKRGFNAQIEELVGDFTKPINKPKYYMFELLTNARIKASQIKHKLKK from the coding sequence ATGAAGTTTACAGAATTAACGGTTCAGGAATATGATGATTTCGTATGGCAAACTACACAGATGAGCCATTACTTTCAGATGAAAGAAAATATAAAAAATAGAGAACGTGACGGTTATCATGTCGTATTACTAGGCGTTAAAGAAGGGGACCGTGTAATCGCAGCAAGTTTGTTCTCAAAAATTCCTATGATTGGAGGATATCAGTACTATTCTAACCGAGGGCCAGTAATGGATTATAAAGACTCGAAATTAGTTGACTTCTATTTCAGAGAATTAGATCGTTATTTAAAGCGAAATCAAACTGTATTTGTCAAGGTTGACCCATACTGGATATACAAACTATACGACAAAGATGTGAACCCGAAAGATGGAACACAAAATGATGCAATCATCGACCAGCTTATCTCGCTTGGATACAAACATAAAGGTTTTACGAGAGGTTATACAGCAGATCAGCAAGTACGATGGATGAGCGTTATGTATCTAAATGGTGAAACACCACAATCTTTAATGAAACAATTCGATTCACAAAGAAAACGAAATGTTAAAAAAGCACAGAAATACGGTGTAAAAATAAGATTGTTACAAAAAGATGAACTGAACATCTTTTTAGATTTATATCGTGAAACTGAAGAACGTGCAGGTTTTATATCAAGACCTGATGCTTATATGGAAGGTTTTAATGAATGCTATGGAGATAAAGTATTATTACCACTAGCATATATCGATTTAGACGAATATATCGATAAATTAACAGAAGATTTAACATCTGCAGAAGCATCAAGAGATAAACTGATGGCAAATGATAATAAATCCGATAAACAATTAAAGAAAATTGAACAGTTTGATCGTGAAATTGAACACATGCAAAAAGAGTTGCTGGAAATAAGCGAATTGAGACAAACAGATGGAAAAATTCTCAATTTAGCATCAGGAATGTTTTTTGAAAATCATTTCGAAGTGAATTATTACTCAGGTGGTTCAAGTACGAAATATAATAAGTTTATGGGTCCATATGCAATGCATTGGTATATGATTAATTATTGTTTAGAACATGGATATGATCGTTATAATTTCTATGGTGTATCTGGAGATTTCACTGAAGATGGCGAAGATTATGGCGTATATCGTTTTAAACGAGGATTTAACGCACAAATTGAAGAACTTGTTGGAGACTTTACGAAACCAATTAATAAACCGAAATATTATATGTTTGAATTATTAACAAATGCACGAATTAAAGCATCACAAATAAAACATAAGCTTAAAAAATAA
- a CDS encoding SDR family oxidoreductase, translated as MFNQKVVVITGDQSGIGKCIKESFENDGAIVCGIDIQEGSYYHGDIADEKVLKAFVSKVITQYKKVDIIVNNALPIMKGIDDCTYEEFQYALSVGITAPFYLVKLLKPHLNKDASIVNICSTRAAMSQAQTESYSAAKGGVHALTHAMAVSLSGIARVNAISPGWIDTTNTNFEGANAYQHPAGRVGKPEDIAQMVKFLCSDDAAFITGENITIDGGMSKLMIYHNDQGWSLQ; from the coding sequence ATGTTCAATCAAAAAGTAGTTGTCATTACAGGTGATCAAAGCGGCATCGGTAAATGTATTAAAGAAAGTTTTGAAAATGATGGAGCAATTGTATGCGGCATCGATATACAGGAAGGAAGTTATTATCACGGTGACATCGCTGATGAAAAAGTACTGAAAGCATTTGTGTCTAAAGTCATTACACAATATAAAAAAGTAGATATTATCGTTAATAATGCATTACCAATTATGAAAGGGATTGATGATTGCACATATGAAGAATTTCAATATGCGCTTTCCGTCGGTATAACTGCACCATTCTATCTTGTAAAGTTACTCAAACCGCATTTAAATAAAGATGCGTCAATAGTAAATATTTGTTCGACTCGTGCAGCGATGAGCCAGGCTCAGACCGAAAGTTATAGTGCTGCTAAAGGAGGCGTTCACGCGCTTACACATGCTATGGCTGTGAGTTTAAGCGGCATAGCTCGTGTTAATGCTATTAGTCCTGGATGGATTGACACTACAAATACAAACTTTGAAGGTGCAAATGCATACCAACATCCTGCAGGACGTGTTGGTAAACCTGAAGATATCGCACAAATGGTCAAGTTTTTATGTTCAGATGATGCAGCATTTATAACTGGTGAAAACATTACAATTGACGGTGGTATGAGTAAATTAATGATTTATCATAATGACCAGGGATGGTCATTACAATAA
- a CDS encoding CvfB family protein, with translation MEQKQLSGSIDFLRVDRLEGSTYYLLGPNSEEVKLNASEVLDDDELEIGEDYSFFVYPGRTGDLFATQNIPDISTDRYDWVKVIKKDRDGVTVDIGIPREIIIPWEDLPKLKEVWPETGDEVFACLRVDRNDQLYGRLASETIVDTMYTAAPETLLHTTITAHPYRLLRVGTFLLSKEGYKIFVHESERRSEPRLGEAVEVRIIGHKEDGTLNGSFLPLAHERMDDDSEMILTMLSEYGGELPFSDKSDPEAIKEVFNMSKGSFKRAIGRLYKNKRIIIEPDKIKLNQ, from the coding sequence ATGGAACAAAAACAATTATCAGGAAGTATAGACTTCCTTCGTGTAGACCGTCTGGAAGGTTCTACGTATTACTTATTAGGACCAAACAGTGAAGAAGTAAAGCTCAATGCATCAGAAGTATTAGATGATGATGAACTGGAAATCGGTGAAGATTATTCCTTTTTCGTTTATCCAGGTCGTACCGGCGATTTATTTGCAACTCAAAATATACCGGATATCTCAACAGATCGTTATGATTGGGTAAAAGTTATAAAAAAAGACCGTGATGGTGTAACTGTAGATATCGGCATACCGCGTGAAATTATTATTCCGTGGGAAGATTTACCTAAACTTAAAGAAGTTTGGCCTGAAACAGGTGATGAAGTTTTTGCATGTCTTAGAGTTGATAGAAACGATCAGTTATATGGGCGTCTTGCTAGTGAAACGATTGTAGATACGATGTATACGGCAGCGCCTGAAACACTCCTTCACACAACAATTACTGCACATCCTTACCGACTTTTACGCGTCGGGACATTTTTATTATCAAAAGAAGGATATAAAATCTTCGTTCATGAATCAGAGCGACGCAGTGAACCACGTCTTGGTGAAGCTGTAGAAGTTCGTATCATCGGTCATAAAGAAGACGGGACATTAAATGGCTCATTTTTACCGCTTGCACATGAACGAATGGATGATGATTCTGAAATGATTTTAACGATGCTGAGTGAGTATGGCGGAGAACTTCCATTTTCTGATAAATCAGATCCTGAAGCGATTAAAGAAGTGTTTAATATGAGTAAAGGTAGTTTTAAACGTGCTATTGGAAGACTATACAAGAATAAACGTATTATCATTGAACCTGATAAAATTAAATTAAACCAATAA
- a CDS encoding aminoacyltransferase has protein sequence MKFVNLTREAFGTFTDKHKSHFTQMAVNYDLKVSEGVDTHIVGVVDDNDEVIAAGLFTAVPVMKVFKYFYSNRGPVMDFHNKELVTFFFKEMMQYMKKHNALHLRIDPYVPYQKRNHDGEILETYKTDDIFDTLQALGFVHEGFTTGFHPINQIRWHSILDLRSKTADQLIKDMDSLRKRNTKKVIKNGIKVRDLTVDELHIFRSFMQDTSDKKDFEDRGDDYYISRLNQYGDRVKMPVAYIDFTTYIPELEAEVKTLEQAIEKSKAEIEKKPDNKKAANKVADNERQKDAALEKLNEAQSLQSEHGDTLPVAAAFYFINPHEVVYYAGGSSNEFRHFSGSYAIQWHMINYALEHGIDYYNFYGISGDFSENAPDAGVIKFKKGYNADVIEYIGDFTLPVNKLAYKAYSMLKG, from the coding sequence ATGAAATTTGTAAATTTAACACGAGAAGCATTCGGAACTTTTACCGATAAGCATAAAAGTCATTTCACACAGATGGCTGTTAACTATGATTTAAAAGTATCTGAAGGAGTAGATACACATATAGTTGGAGTTGTAGATGACAATGATGAAGTAATCGCTGCTGGCTTGTTTACGGCGGTACCTGTGATGAAAGTATTTAAATATTTCTATTCGAATCGTGGTCCCGTGATGGACTTTCACAATAAGGAACTTGTAACTTTCTTCTTTAAAGAAATGATGCAGTACATGAAAAAACATAATGCGCTACATTTACGAATCGATCCTTATGTTCCGTATCAAAAACGTAATCATGATGGTGAAATACTGGAAACATATAAAACGGATGATATATTCGATACATTACAGGCGTTAGGATTTGTTCACGAAGGATTCACGACCGGATTTCATCCAATTAACCAGATACGCTGGCATTCAATTTTGGATTTACGTAGTAAAACTGCAGATCAGTTGATCAAAGATATGGATAGCTTACGTAAAAGAAATACAAAGAAAGTCATTAAAAACGGTATAAAGGTTCGTGACTTAACAGTAGATGAACTCCACATCTTCCGCTCATTTATGCAGGATACAAGCGATAAAAAAGATTTCGAAGATCGTGGGGATGATTATTATATTTCTCGATTAAATCAATACGGCGACCGTGTTAAAATGCCGGTAGCATATATTGACTTTACGACGTATATACCGGAACTAGAAGCTGAAGTTAAAACTTTAGAGCAAGCAATCGAAAAGTCGAAAGCTGAAATAGAAAAAAAACCGGATAACAAAAAAGCTGCAAATAAAGTCGCAGATAATGAACGACAAAAAGATGCCGCGCTCGAAAAATTAAATGAAGCGCAGTCATTACAATCAGAACATGGCGATACACTACCAGTTGCAGCTGCATTTTACTTTATTAATCCACATGAAGTTGTATATTATGCCGGTGGATCTTCTAATGAATTCAGACATTTCTCGGGAAGCTATGCAATACAGTGGCATATGATTAATTATGCCCTTGAACACGGCATTGATTACTATAACTTCTACGGCATTAGTGGCGACTTTAGTGAAAATGCACCAGATGCCGGCGTTATTAAATTTAAAAAAGGTTATAACGCAGATGTGATTGAATATATCGGCGACTTTACATTACCAGTTAACAAATTAGCATATAAGGCATACTCAATGCTTAAAGGATAA